One Nonomuraea angiospora DNA segment encodes these proteins:
- a CDS encoding GH39 family glycosyl hydrolase, with translation MRRLGGAGVLAAVMALVMTACSTAGPAEQGTAGAQQEERSQSPAASQPAPEAPPKVDDGWPRWGFTHTGVSANNITPQFERDVAGRLSQTPMLQNQHIMGFGALNPEPYPGQYFWEDLDSRINLMRESGGVPVVTLCCAPDWMKGGPQGPTEESAWAEHLEDAPYPEHFDDFAKLAAAVATRYKDVKYFMVWNEFKGFWRDHSKPADYKGYTELYNKVYAAVKQARPDAKVGGPYLGFDSNERGDSELRGDWGVVNQNVLDAFNYWFENKKGADFVVVDGASPTDAHELLPDEFGALAKFGAVTKWLRDKVGDLPVWWSEWYFVPEDGTTWPENKRLAVQAASMIEFARSGAATALYWNPQTKDRDCRPCLWDSRSGAETDTGRLLASFVKWFPAGAELDQVTSSDSKVRVLAQPQQLLLVNTADSDVSTTVDGKEYALKAYEIKWTGR, from the coding sequence TTGCGGAGGCTAGGCGGAGCGGGCGTCTTAGCGGCCGTGATGGCGCTGGTCATGACCGCCTGCTCCACCGCCGGGCCCGCGGAGCAGGGGACCGCGGGCGCCCAGCAGGAGGAGCGGTCGCAGTCTCCCGCCGCGTCCCAGCCGGCGCCCGAGGCGCCGCCGAAGGTGGACGACGGCTGGCCGCGCTGGGGCTTCACCCATACGGGCGTCAGCGCCAACAACATCACCCCGCAGTTCGAACGCGACGTCGCCGGACGGCTCTCGCAGACCCCGATGCTGCAGAACCAGCACATCATGGGGTTCGGGGCGCTCAACCCCGAGCCCTACCCGGGGCAGTACTTCTGGGAGGACCTCGACAGCCGGATCAACCTGATGAGGGAGTCCGGCGGCGTGCCCGTCGTCACGCTCTGCTGCGCCCCCGATTGGATGAAGGGCGGCCCCCAGGGCCCCACCGAGGAGTCGGCCTGGGCGGAGCACCTGGAGGACGCCCCCTACCCCGAGCACTTCGACGACTTCGCCAAGCTGGCGGCGGCCGTGGCCACGCGGTACAAGGACGTCAAGTACTTCATGGTCTGGAACGAGTTCAAGGGCTTCTGGCGCGACCACTCCAAGCCCGCCGACTACAAGGGCTACACCGAGCTGTACAACAAGGTGTACGCCGCGGTGAAGCAGGCGCGGCCCGACGCCAAGGTCGGCGGCCCGTACCTCGGCTTCGACAGCAACGAGCGCGGCGACTCCGAGCTGCGCGGCGACTGGGGGGTCGTCAACCAGAACGTCCTGGACGCCTTCAACTACTGGTTCGAGAACAAGAAGGGCGCCGACTTCGTCGTGGTCGACGGCGCCTCGCCCACCGACGCGCACGAGCTGCTGCCCGACGAGTTCGGGGCGCTGGCGAAGTTCGGCGCGGTCACCAAGTGGCTGCGGGACAAGGTCGGCGACCTGCCGGTCTGGTGGTCGGAGTGGTATTTCGTGCCCGAGGACGGCACCACCTGGCCAGAGAACAAGCGGCTCGCGGTGCAGGCCGCCTCGATGATCGAGTTCGCGCGCAGCGGCGCCGCCACGGCCCTGTACTGGAACCCGCAGACCAAGGACCGCGACTGCCGGCCGTGCCTGTGGGACTCGCGCAGCGGCGCCGAGACCGACACCGGCCGGCTGCTGGCGAGCTTCGTCAAGTGGTTCCCCGCCGGGGCCGAGCTGGACCAGGTCACCTCGTCGGACTCCAAGGTCAGGGTGCTGGCGCAGCCGCAGCAGCTGCTGCTGGTCAACACCGCCGACTCCGACGTGAGCACGACCGTGGACGGCAAGGAGTACGCGCTCAAGGCGTACGAGATCAAGTGGACCGGCCGCTGA
- a CDS encoding Nramp family divalent metal transporter: MSHPLGVSRPDLEVTDLPTPEEVFKVSKLGAKELFKYAVGPSLIALGISIGSGEWLLGPLNVGQYGFVGVGWVIVVSALLQTFYNVECSRYVLATGETPVVGWGRVPPGWPLWVPLSVLIVIFAFIAGGWAASAGQGVYALVHGVPPAADDVEPRWWAIGLLVLVFLITAGAKRVSRALELANWVMVGTILLALVAVDLLVVPFSQWWEGIRGFLTPAAPPAGITATQLGALAGFTALASGLNWYVMGHYRDKGYGMGHRVGYISGLRGERREILASGVTFPDDELNRGLWRRWYRLLLVDMWGVFFVGAVLGMLLPTILMAQAVTMAGEKPTRANVPTFVAGALGDQYGRVSFYAALVIGVLILFSTQLGIFEAMVRVTTDAANATSPRLRALIAGDPRRFYYPFMIVLLVLISIIIFQSLPVGLVEWSANMSNLGALIYPFLLMYLNSKLPRPARPRPWHYVILVLNFLFFGFFFVNFIADFIGDPLVTF; this comes from the coding sequence ATGTCGCACCCACTCGGAGTAAGCCGACCGGATCTCGAAGTCACCGACCTACCGACGCCGGAAGAGGTCTTCAAGGTCTCCAAGCTCGGCGCCAAGGAACTGTTCAAGTACGCCGTAGGCCCGAGCCTGATCGCGCTCGGCATCTCCATCGGCAGCGGTGAATGGCTGCTCGGGCCCCTGAACGTGGGCCAGTACGGATTCGTCGGCGTCGGCTGGGTCATCGTGGTGTCGGCGCTGCTGCAGACGTTCTACAACGTCGAGTGCTCGAGGTACGTCCTCGCCACCGGCGAGACGCCGGTGGTCGGCTGGGGGCGGGTGCCGCCGGGGTGGCCGCTCTGGGTGCCGCTGTCCGTGCTCATCGTGATCTTCGCGTTCATCGCGGGCGGATGGGCCGCGTCGGCGGGTCAGGGCGTGTACGCGCTGGTCCACGGCGTCCCGCCGGCGGCCGACGACGTCGAGCCGCGCTGGTGGGCCATCGGCCTGCTGGTGCTGGTGTTCCTGATCACCGCCGGGGCCAAGCGCGTCAGCCGCGCGCTCGAGCTGGCGAACTGGGTGATGGTCGGCACCATCCTGCTCGCCCTCGTGGCCGTCGACCTGCTCGTGGTGCCGTTCAGCCAGTGGTGGGAGGGCATCCGCGGCTTCCTCACCCCGGCCGCCCCGCCCGCCGGGATCACGGCGACGCAGCTCGGCGCCCTGGCCGGGTTCACCGCGCTGGCCTCGGGCCTGAACTGGTACGTCATGGGCCACTACCGCGACAAGGGCTACGGCATGGGCCACCGCGTCGGCTACATCTCCGGTCTGCGCGGCGAGCGGCGCGAGATCCTGGCCAGCGGCGTCACGTTCCCCGACGACGAGCTCAACCGGGGGCTGTGGCGCAGGTGGTACCGGCTGCTGCTGGTCGACATGTGGGGGGTGTTCTTCGTCGGAGCCGTCCTCGGCATGCTGCTGCCCACGATCCTCATGGCGCAGGCCGTCACGATGGCCGGGGAGAAGCCCACCCGGGCCAACGTGCCGACGTTCGTGGCCGGCGCGCTCGGCGACCAGTACGGGCGGGTGAGCTTCTACGCCGCGCTCGTGATCGGCGTGCTGATCCTCTTCTCCACCCAGCTCGGCATCTTCGAGGCGATGGTGCGGGTGACGACCGACGCGGCGAACGCCACCAGCCCGCGCCTGCGCGCCCTGATCGCGGGGGACCCGCGCCGGTTCTACTACCCGTTCATGATCGTGCTGCTGGTCCTCATCTCGATCATCATCTTCCAGTCGCTGCCGGTCGGCCTGGTGGAGTGGTCGGCCAACATGTCGAACCTGGGCGCGCTGATCTACCCGTTCCTGCTCATGTACCTAAACAGCAAGCTGCCGCGCCCGGCCCGCCCGCGCCCGTGGCACTACGTCATCCTCGTGCTGAACTTCCTGTTCTTCGGCTTCTTCTTCGTCAACTTCATCGCCGACTTCATCGGGGATCCGCTGGTGACGTTCTGA
- the glgC gene encoding glucose-1-phosphate adenylyltransferase: MRSRRVLAVVLAGGEGKRLMPLTADRAKPAVPFGGIYRLVDFVLSNLANGGFLKIVVLTQYKNHSLDRHVSRTWRLSAMLGNYVTPVPAQQRLGPRWFSGSADALFQNLNLIYDEMPEHVIVFGADHIYRMDPRQMVEQHEDSGADVTVAAIRQPLSLADQFGVIETDPQGRRIVAFREKPKDAVGLADSPDEVYASMGNYVFKTQSMIDALREDALDPTSKHDLGGNIIPMLVKSGGADVYDFKNNIVPGSSDRDRGYWRDVGTLDAYYEAHMDLISAHPVFNLYNDKWPIFTGHDPLPPAKFVHNDGDRVGRAIDSLVSPGVIVSGGTAIRSILSPKVVLHSHSLVEDSVLMENVKVGRGAVIRKAIIDKNVVIPDGARIGFDLDYDRTRFALTRGGVVVIGKNEIVDR; the protein is encoded by the coding sequence ATGAGGTCCCGGAGGGTGCTTGCGGTCGTGCTGGCAGGTGGAGAGGGCAAGAGGCTCATGCCGCTCACGGCGGATCGGGCGAAACCGGCGGTGCCGTTCGGGGGGATATACAGGCTCGTCGATTTCGTCCTGTCCAACCTGGCGAACGGCGGCTTCCTGAAGATCGTCGTACTGACCCAGTACAAGAACCACAGTCTTGACCGGCACGTCTCGCGCACCTGGCGGCTGTCGGCGATGCTCGGCAACTACGTGACGCCCGTGCCCGCGCAGCAGCGGCTCGGCCCGCGGTGGTTCTCGGGGTCCGCGGACGCGCTGTTCCAGAACCTGAACCTGATCTACGACGAGATGCCGGAGCACGTGATCGTGTTCGGGGCCGACCACATCTACCGGATGGATCCGCGGCAGATGGTCGAGCAGCACGAGGACTCGGGCGCCGACGTGACGGTGGCGGCGATCAGGCAGCCGCTGTCGCTGGCCGACCAGTTCGGCGTGATCGAGACCGATCCGCAGGGGCGCAGGATCGTGGCGTTCAGGGAGAAGCCGAAGGACGCGGTGGGGCTGGCGGACTCCCCCGACGAGGTGTACGCGTCGATGGGCAACTACGTGTTCAAGACCCAGTCGATGATCGACGCGCTGCGCGAGGACGCACTCGACCCGACCAGCAAGCACGACCTGGGCGGCAACATCATCCCGATGCTCGTCAAGTCGGGCGGGGCCGACGTCTACGACTTCAAGAACAACATCGTGCCGGGCTCCAGCGATCGCGACCGCGGCTACTGGCGCGACGTGGGGACGCTCGACGCGTACTACGAGGCCCACATGGACCTCATCTCGGCGCACCCCGTCTTCAACCTCTACAACGACAAGTGGCCGATCTTCACCGGCCACGATCCGCTGCCTCCGGCCAAGTTCGTGCACAACGACGGCGACCGGGTGGGGCGGGCCATCGACTCGCTGGTGTCACCCGGCGTGATCGTCTCCGGCGGCACGGCCATCCGGTCGATCCTGTCGCCCAAGGTCGTGCTCCACTCGCACTCGCTGGTGGAGGACTCCGTACTGATGGAGAACGTCAAGGTCGGCCGGGGCGCGGTCATCCGCAAGGCGATCATCGACAAGAACGTCGTGATCCCCGACGGCGCCAGGATCGGCTTCGACCTCGACTACGACCGCACCCGGTTCGCCCTGACCAGGGGAGGGGTTGTGGTGATCGGCAAGAACGAGATCGTCGACCGCTGA
- a CDS encoding alpha/beta hydrolase-fold protein: protein MRKPRWLAVLAVLASLTFLATPGETEVRAGGTLATGSAPSQALGENIAFNVYLPGGYDRGTGRHPVLYLLHGRGDTMQAWTRVKTLLDDMIRTKRIPPVIAVMPDAPWSERGGWYVDSRYTGAGLPGRPVETALTRDLVAYVDATYRTAPIREARLVGGYSMGGAGALRFALAHQDLFGAAAVLSPAVYTPLPPSDSSARDYGAFGKDGEKFSDEVYRELNYPALLPKLDPDLPVRLFVAVGDDEYANPDPADARHDLDFESAALYNAARRSPALSAQLRVMDGGHDWTVWEPAFEQALAELGPGLSVTPPTGLPAPLYGTAGPDWAGGVAAHADGSLTIGYAAGGNAVLTRVGGWTRQLGTAADERLYGVAALPDGGVLAAGYTKGDLDGRHAGNTTDDAFVVNLDAAGAVRWITQFGVPGVADRLYGLAAAPDGGAYVAGYTKGALDGANAGDKDAILARLTPGGEVSWIRQYGGAGEDKAYGVAADASNVYVTGGAGAALPSTGPGTTTPGGWLAAFTTDGTRKWTATAGGSASDRLNAVAVTTTGLAVATGGVGGDAYTAAYTSQGKQRWQHTLATPLAEAGAAVVPLAGGEVEVAGYTRGRVSVQAGGADVLTLRLDGKGRQRAAAQLGTARDDGVDAFAEPDLYATATPSGEVAITGLTYGAPKGGDAPGNGDVFLVRTSPADPR from the coding sequence ATGCGCAAACCCCGCTGGCTCGCCGTGCTCGCCGTCCTGGCGTCACTGACCTTCCTGGCCACTCCGGGCGAGACGGAGGTACGGGCGGGCGGCACGTTGGCCACCGGCTCCGCCCCGTCGCAGGCCCTGGGCGAGAACATCGCCTTCAACGTCTACCTGCCCGGCGGCTACGACCGCGGCACCGGCCGCCACCCCGTGCTCTACCTGCTCCACGGCCGGGGCGACACCATGCAGGCGTGGACCCGGGTCAAGACCCTGCTCGACGACATGATCCGGACCAAGCGCATCCCGCCCGTCATCGCCGTCATGCCGGACGCCCCATGGAGCGAGCGCGGCGGCTGGTACGTCGACTCCCGCTACACCGGCGCCGGCCTGCCCGGCAGGCCGGTGGAGACGGCCCTGACCAGGGACCTGGTGGCGTACGTGGACGCGACGTACCGTACGGCGCCCATCAGGGAAGCCCGCCTGGTCGGCGGGTACTCGATGGGCGGCGCGGGCGCGCTGCGGTTCGCGCTCGCGCACCAGGACCTGTTCGGCGCCGCCGCCGTGCTCAGCCCGGCCGTCTACACGCCGCTGCCGCCGTCCGACTCCTCCGCCCGCGACTACGGGGCGTTCGGCAAGGACGGCGAGAAGTTCTCCGACGAGGTCTACCGGGAGCTCAACTACCCCGCCCTGCTGCCGAAGCTGGACCCCGACCTGCCGGTGCGGCTGTTCGTGGCGGTCGGCGACGACGAGTACGCCAACCCCGACCCCGCCGACGCCCGCCACGACCTGGACTTCGAGTCCGCCGCCCTCTACAACGCCGCCCGGCGCTCGCCCGCGCTGTCCGCGCAGCTGCGCGTCATGGACGGCGGCCACGACTGGACGGTGTGGGAGCCCGCCTTCGAGCAGGCCCTGGCCGAGCTCGGCCCGGGCCTGAGCGTCACGCCGCCGACCGGCCTGCCCGCCCCGCTGTACGGAACGGCCGGCCCCGACTGGGCCGGGGGAGTGGCGGCCCACGCGGACGGCTCCCTGACCATCGGGTACGCGGCCGGCGGGAACGCCGTCCTCACCCGCGTCGGCGGCTGGACCAGGCAGCTCGGCACCGCGGCCGACGAGCGGTTGTACGGCGTGGCGGCCCTGCCGGACGGCGGCGTGCTGGCGGCCGGCTACACCAAGGGCGACCTGGACGGGCGGCACGCGGGCAACACCACGGACGACGCGTTCGTGGTCAACCTCGACGCCGCCGGGGCCGTCCGCTGGATCACGCAGTTCGGCGTGCCGGGGGTGGCCGATCGCCTCTACGGCCTGGCCGCCGCGCCCGACGGCGGCGCGTACGTCGCGGGCTACACCAAGGGCGCGCTGGACGGCGCCAACGCCGGCGACAAGGACGCCATCCTCGCCCGCCTCACCCCGGGCGGCGAGGTGTCCTGGATCCGCCAGTACGGCGGCGCGGGCGAGGACAAGGCCTACGGCGTCGCCGCGGACGCCTCGAACGTCTACGTCACCGGCGGCGCCGGTGCCGCCCTGCCATCCACTGGCCCGGGCACGACCACGCCCGGCGGCTGGCTGGCCGCGTTCACGACGGACGGCACCAGGAAGTGGACCGCCACGGCGGGCGGCAGCGCGAGCGACCGGCTGAACGCGGTGGCCGTCACCACGACGGGCCTGGCCGTGGCCACGGGCGGCGTCGGCGGGGACGCGTACACCGCCGCCTACACCAGCCAGGGCAAGCAGCGATGGCAGCACACCCTCGCCACCCCTCTCGCCGAGGCCGGCGCCGCCGTGGTCCCGCTCGCGGGCGGCGAGGTCGAGGTCGCCGGCTACACCCGGGGCCGGGTGAGCGTGCAGGCGGGCGGCGCCGACGTCCTGACGCTGCGCCTGGACGGCAAGGGCCGCCAGCGGGCCGCCGCCCAGCTCGGCACCGCCAGGGACGACGGCGTGGACGCCTTCGCCGAGCCCGACCTGTACGCGACCGCCACCCCGTCGGGCGAGGTGGCGATCACGGGCCTGACCTACGGCGCCCCGAAGGGCGGCGACGCGCCGGGCAACGGCGACGTCTTCCTCGTCAGAACGTCACCAGCGGATCCCCGATGA
- a CDS encoding sporulation protein: MVFKRMLGAFGVGAPSVDTVLSTPRTQPGGTLRGEVRLKGGDFDAEIEHVTLGLVARVEIEHGDSEHGGLGEFASSRVSGPFTLRKGEDRVIGFELPVPWEAPISEIGGQPLTGMAVGVRTELAIAKAVDKGDLDMIAIEPLPSQLRILEAFLGLGFGFRSADLEAGHLYGVHQQLPFYQEIEFYPTGHYAGQVGEVEVTFVADPAGLEVVLEADKRTGRFSSSDAIGRFHVSHDDALRTDWAGELGRWLDGLSHYGPAHHGGHFDPHHGGHYDPHHHGGHHGGHYGGHHDEHRSGPGWGTVAAAGAAGVVGGLVAGEIVEEIFEGDDEEGGDDW; encoded by the coding sequence GTGGTCTTCAAACGGATGCTGGGAGCGTTCGGCGTCGGCGCGCCCTCGGTGGACACCGTGCTGTCCACCCCGCGGACCCAGCCGGGCGGCACGTTGCGGGGCGAGGTACGGCTCAAGGGCGGCGACTTCGACGCCGAGATCGAGCACGTGACCCTCGGCCTGGTGGCGAGGGTCGAGATCGAGCACGGCGACAGCGAGCACGGCGGGCTCGGCGAGTTCGCCAGCTCGCGGGTCTCCGGGCCGTTCACGCTGCGCAAGGGAGAGGACCGCGTCATCGGGTTCGAGCTGCCGGTGCCGTGGGAGGCGCCGATCAGCGAGATCGGCGGGCAGCCGCTGACCGGGATGGCGGTCGGCGTGCGTACGGAGCTGGCCATCGCCAAGGCCGTCGACAAGGGCGACCTCGACATGATCGCGATCGAGCCGCTGCCGTCGCAGCTGCGCATCCTGGAGGCGTTCCTGGGGCTCGGGTTCGGGTTCAGGTCGGCCGACCTGGAGGCGGGTCACCTGTACGGGGTGCACCAGCAGTTGCCGTTCTACCAGGAGATCGAGTTCTACCCGACCGGTCACTACGCCGGTCAGGTGGGCGAGGTCGAGGTGACGTTCGTGGCCGACCCCGCGGGGCTCGAGGTGGTGCTGGAGGCGGACAAGCGTACCGGCCGCTTCTCGTCGAGCGACGCCATCGGCCGCTTCCACGTCAGCCACGACGACGCGCTGCGCACCGACTGGGCGGGGGAGCTGGGCCGCTGGCTGGACGGCCTGTCCCACTACGGGCCGGCCCACCACGGCGGGCACTTCGACCCGCACCACGGCGGCCACTACGACCCGCACCACCACGGCGGGCACCACGGCGGGCACTACGGCGGGCACCACGACGAGCACCGCAGCGGTCCGGGCTGGGGCACGGTGGCCGCCGCCGGTGCCGCGGGCGTCGTGGGTGGCCTGGTCGCGGGCGAGATCGTCGAGGAGATCTTCGAGGGGGACGACGAGGAGGGCGGCGACGACTGGTGA
- the glgA gene encoding glycogen synthase, whose amino-acid sequence MRVDLLSREYPPEVYGGAGVHMEYLARELRKLADVRVRCFGADRTEPGVSAYRVPEGLAAANAALQVLGVDLEMAAACEGADVVHSHTWYANFAGHVAKMLHGIPHVITTHSLEPLRPWKAEQLGGGYTISSWAERTALASADAVIAVSEGMRRDVLAAYPEIPPDRVSVIHNGIDTAEYAPDHDLDVLEKHGVDPHRPYVIFVGRITRQKGLVHLLRAARSFDRDAQLVLCAGAPDTPEIAAEVTELVRGLDRDGVFWIQEMLPKPEVIQLLTHATVFVCPSVYEPMGIVNLEAMACETAVVATATGGIPEVVADGETGLLVPISQGPDGTPHDPDRFAADLAERVNALLRDPARAKALGVAGRARAVEHFSWERIAHRTMDLYATLRP is encoded by the coding sequence ATGCGTGTTGATCTGCTCAGCCGGGAGTACCCGCCCGAGGTGTACGGCGGGGCCGGGGTGCACATGGAATACCTGGCCAGGGAGCTGCGGAAGCTGGCCGACGTACGCGTGCGCTGCTTCGGAGCCGACCGCACCGAGCCCGGCGTCTCGGCCTACCGGGTGCCCGAGGGACTGGCGGCCGCCAACGCCGCGCTGCAGGTGCTCGGCGTGGACCTGGAGATGGCCGCCGCGTGCGAGGGAGCCGACGTCGTCCACTCGCACACTTGGTACGCCAACTTCGCCGGGCATGTCGCGAAGATGCTGCACGGCATCCCACACGTGATCACCACGCACAGCCTGGAACCGCTGCGACCCTGGAAGGCCGAGCAGCTCGGCGGCGGCTACACGATCTCGTCGTGGGCCGAGCGCACCGCCCTGGCGAGCGCGGACGCGGTCATCGCGGTGTCGGAGGGGATGCGCCGCGACGTCCTGGCGGCCTACCCCGAGATCCCGCCGGACAGGGTCAGCGTCATCCACAACGGCATCGACACCGCCGAGTACGCCCCCGACCACGACCTCGACGTGCTGGAGAAGCACGGGGTGGACCCGCACCGCCCGTACGTCATCTTCGTGGGCCGCATCACCCGGCAGAAGGGCCTGGTCCACCTCCTGCGCGCGGCGCGGTCCTTCGACCGGGACGCCCAGCTCGTGCTGTGCGCGGGCGCGCCGGACACGCCGGAGATCGCGGCGGAGGTCACCGAGCTGGTGCGCGGCCTCGACCGGGACGGGGTGTTCTGGATCCAGGAGATGCTGCCCAAGCCCGAGGTCATCCAGTTGCTGACGCACGCGACGGTGTTCGTGTGCCCGTCGGTGTACGAGCCCATGGGGATCGTGAACCTGGAGGCGATGGCCTGCGAGACGGCCGTGGTGGCGACGGCCACCGGCGGCATCCCCGAAGTGGTGGCCGACGGGGAGACGGGCCTGCTCGTCCCGATCTCCCAGGGGCCCGACGGCACGCCGCACGACCCCGACCGCTTCGCCGCCGACCTGGCCGAGCGCGTCAACGCGCTGCTGCGGGACCCGGCGCGGGCCAAGGCGCTCGGGGTGGCGGGGCGGGCCAGGGCCGTCGAGCACTTCTCCTGGGAGCGCATCGCCCACCGCACCATGGACCTGTACGCGACCCTGCGGCCCTGA
- a CDS encoding ArsR/SmtB family transcription factor, producing MWSELRITSAPQLSISISPHLTALAMIADALAGRRRGLPELWRKAISSGVGPQGHQAVRPLAVPGYSVVPDSIVPRTPIGGDISVQAQIGALRDLPPDNLIKDLEQAFGPGPLPAHWRSAAERPDRWMHGYTAALGSVWTTTEPVWRRARALLDREVRRVGVAAVRGGSELLLGALNSRIMYGERGLLIADVESSTFELGDRRIVLVPMLAGKDAVIVSLDHDEAVWIAYPVPGAETLWQRPVAPASDDLSALVGPVRADLLAAIGQPMTMSMLAAGMQVAPSSITYHCDRLSAAQLITRERRGREVWIARTRRAEELLEMFRR from the coding sequence GTGTGGAGCGAACTGCGCATCACCTCCGCGCCGCAGCTGTCCATCTCGATCTCGCCGCACCTGACCGCGCTCGCCATGATCGCCGACGCCCTCGCGGGCCGCCGCCGCGGCCTGCCGGAGCTGTGGCGCAAAGCGATCAGCTCGGGGGTCGGCCCGCAGGGACACCAGGCGGTACGCCCCCTCGCCGTCCCCGGCTACTCGGTGGTCCCCGACAGCATCGTGCCGCGCACCCCCATCGGCGGGGACATCTCCGTGCAGGCCCAGATCGGTGCCCTGCGCGACCTTCCCCCCGACAACCTGATCAAGGACCTGGAGCAGGCGTTCGGCCCGGGGCCGCTGCCCGCGCACTGGCGTTCGGCGGCCGAGCGGCCCGACCGCTGGATGCACGGCTACACCGCAGCCCTCGGCTCCGTCTGGACCACCACCGAGCCCGTGTGGAGGCGGGCCCGCGCCTTGCTGGACAGGGAGGTCCGGCGGGTCGGCGTCGCCGCCGTCCGCGGCGGCTCCGAACTGCTGCTCGGCGCCCTCAACAGCCGCATCATGTACGGCGAGCGCGGGCTGCTCATCGCCGACGTGGAGTCGAGCACGTTCGAGCTGGGTGACCGCAGGATCGTCCTGGTGCCGATGCTGGCGGGCAAGGACGCGGTCATCGTCAGCCTGGACCACGACGAGGCCGTCTGGATCGCGTACCCGGTGCCCGGAGCGGAGACGTTGTGGCAGCGGCCCGTCGCACCGGCGTCCGACGACTTGTCGGCGCTGGTCGGGCCGGTGCGCGCGGACCTGCTCGCCGCGATCGGGCAGCCCATGACCATGAGCATGCTGGCGGCCGGCATGCAGGTCGCGCCCAGCAGCATCACGTACCACTGCGACCGGTTGAGCGCCGCCCAGCTGATCACCAGGGAGCGGCGCGGGCGCGAGGTGTGGATCGCCCGCACGCGGCGCGCGGAGGAACTGCTGGAGATGTTCCGCCGCTGA
- a CDS encoding nuclear transport factor 2 family protein: MTTRLLGVRRTAAASLAACALLASACGTTPTAAPSAASTADQAADPTTAVTREARAYVDAVNARDLDALVAAFASNGVVIDVTRPIRGHDAIREWARAEVIGGTLEVVSVAERRANGQKLLVHWAPAGSGGWRAHYDFTVSDGRIVRADLQYA; the protein is encoded by the coding sequence ATGACGACACGACTTCTGGGCGTGCGACGGACGGCGGCGGCGTCACTCGCCGCCTGCGCGCTACTGGCGAGCGCCTGTGGGACCACCCCCACCGCCGCCCCCTCCGCTGCCTCCACCGCCGATCAGGCGGCTGACCCCACTACTGCTGTGACACGGGAGGCGCGGGCCTATGTGGACGCCGTGAACGCCCGCGACCTGGACGCCCTGGTCGCCGCCTTCGCCTCGAACGGCGTGGTCATCGACGTCACCCGTCCCATCCGCGGGCACGACGCCATCCGCGAGTGGGCGCGTGCCGAGGTGATCGGCGGCACCTTGGAGGTGGTCTCCGTCGCCGAGCGGCGGGCGAACGGGCAGAAGCTCCTGGTCCACTGGGCCCCCGCGGGATCCGGAGGATGGCGGGCACACTACGACTTCACGGTCTCCGACGGCCGCATCGTCCGGGCGGATCTGCAGTACGCCTGA
- a CDS encoding NAD(P)H-binding protein yields the protein MTENTILVTGATGAIGRPLVELLLAEGAEVRAVSRAPHGARLPAGAEVVEGDPARPGTLARHLDGVTAVFLHPRAIGDAAGELLALAKERGATRVAALSAMNVDDPLDRQPSRYRGDRNKEAETAAAGSGLSWTSLRAGSFASNAVNAWGAQIRAGDTVRYVYASFQEAPLDDRDLVEVAARALLTGDLAGRRVELTGPRSLTHEEMVRVIGEAIGRPLRFQEVPPEAAERAMAGNGLPRPFVRALMDRYARGGSRPHPVTEEVTKILGRPARTFAEWARDHAGLFLDND from the coding sequence ATGACAGAGAACACGATCCTGGTGACCGGCGCGACCGGCGCCATCGGGCGTCCCCTGGTCGAGCTGCTTCTGGCCGAAGGCGCCGAGGTCCGCGCCGTCAGCCGCGCCCCGCACGGGGCGCGGCTCCCGGCCGGGGCGGAGGTCGTCGAGGGCGACCCGGCCAGGCCGGGCACGCTGGCCCGGCACCTGGACGGCGTCACCGCCGTCTTCCTGCACCCGCGCGCCATCGGCGACGCGGCCGGCGAGCTGCTCGCCCTGGCCAAGGAGCGCGGCGCGACGCGCGTGGCCGCCCTGTCGGCGATGAACGTCGACGACCCGCTCGACCGGCAGCCCTCCCGCTACCGCGGCGACCGGAACAAGGAGGCCGAGACCGCCGCCGCCGGCAGCGGGCTGAGCTGGACCAGCCTGCGGGCCGGATCGTTCGCGTCCAACGCGGTCAACGCCTGGGGCGCCCAGATCCGCGCCGGCGACACCGTCCGGTACGTGTACGCGTCCTTCCAGGAGGCGCCGCTCGACGACCGGGACCTGGTCGAGGTGGCCGCCCGCGCGCTGCTCACCGGCGACCTGGCCGGCCGCCGGGTCGAGCTGACCGGACCGCGGTCGCTGACCCACGAGGAGATGGTGCGGGTCATCGGCGAGGCGATCGGCCGGCCGCTGCGCTTCCAGGAGGTCCCGCCGGAGGCGGCCGAGCGGGCCATGGCCGGGAACGGCCTGCCGCGGCCGTTCGTACGGGCCCTGATGGACAGGTACGCCAGGGGCGGCTCCCGGCCCCACCCCGTGACGGAGGAGGTGACGAAGATCCTCGGCCGCCCCGCGCGGACGTTCGCCGAGTGGGCGCGGGACCACGCGGGTCTCTTCCTGGATAACGATTAG